A single genomic interval of Vibrio maritimus harbors:
- a CDS encoding HlyD family type I secretion periplasmic adaptor subunit, producing MSTSHIEWSNTQLAYRSRKLIWIIAGLFICALLWASWATLEEVVVGEGTVVPSQSVQSIQSLEGGIVENILVRQGDSVKAGQTLAILDDTRFRASYQETGKQFDSLTAQRLRLEAELASVKVDISQPNWESQVQIEPRSIVSNDSSSPALFNAQANYLERLSQLSSELEESKLRIEQQAQAVSDTQNAIRTLQSSLSIVKKERDLLKAVVESGAVAEVELLKLNRDVIRIEGDLSSAIVTAQKQHAAYSEAIADHRGIALDFRTKAQGQLNEISATLAQLNESRQAIADQLRRTEVVAPLDGTVKEVFVRTIGGVVRPGEPIMELVPENSALIIEAKIAPKDIAFISVGLEAMVKFSSYDFVIYGGQKGTVTYVSADALQTEDGVAYYRAHIELSEPEENGRTFSVIPGMQAAVDILTGEKTVLQYWLKPILRAKENSMRER from the coding sequence ATGAGCACTAGTCATATTGAGTGGAGCAATACTCAGCTCGCCTATCGTTCTAGAAAACTAATTTGGATTATCGCAGGCCTGTTTATTTGTGCCTTGCTATGGGCTTCTTGGGCAACGTTGGAAGAGGTTGTCGTCGGCGAAGGTACTGTGGTGCCGAGCCAGTCAGTGCAATCAATTCAAAGTCTGGAAGGCGGTATTGTCGAGAACATTTTAGTGCGCCAAGGAGACAGCGTGAAAGCGGGTCAAACTCTGGCGATATTGGATGACACGCGCTTTAGAGCGTCTTACCAAGAAACAGGGAAACAGTTTGATAGCTTGACCGCTCAGCGATTAAGGCTAGAAGCTGAACTGGCCAGCGTGAAGGTTGATATCAGTCAGCCTAATTGGGAGTCGCAGGTTCAAATTGAGCCACGATCTATCGTAAGCAACGACTCGTCTAGCCCCGCACTTTTTAATGCACAAGCCAACTATCTAGAGCGCCTAAGTCAGCTTTCGTCTGAACTTGAAGAATCAAAGCTGCGAATAGAGCAGCAGGCTCAGGCTGTGAGTGATACGCAGAACGCTATTCGAACATTACAAAGCAGTCTGTCCATCGTGAAGAAAGAGCGCGATCTTTTGAAAGCGGTAGTAGAGAGCGGAGCGGTGGCCGAAGTCGAACTTCTGAAGTTGAATCGTGATGTGATTCGAATCGAGGGTGACCTATCGAGCGCAATTGTGACCGCGCAAAAACAGCATGCGGCTTACTCAGAAGCTATCGCTGATCATCGCGGTATTGCCTTGGACTTTCGAACTAAAGCTCAAGGGCAACTTAACGAAATATCGGCCACCCTCGCTCAGTTAAATGAAAGCAGACAAGCAATTGCCGATCAGTTAAGACGAACTGAGGTGGTCGCGCCTTTGGACGGCACCGTTAAAGAGGTTTTTGTCAGGACCATTGGAGGTGTAGTTCGCCCCGGTGAGCCGATCATGGAATTGGTGCCCGAAAACTCGGCATTGATCATAGAAGCGAAGATTGCTCCTAAAGATATTGCTTTTATTTCAGTAGGTTTAGAGGCAATGGTGAAGTTTTCATCCTATGATTTTGTTATATACGGCGGTCAAAAAGGTACGGTGACTTATGTGAGTGCCGATGCTCTACAAACGGAAGATGGTGTGGCTTATTACCGGGCTCATATAGAGCTCTCTGAACCGGAAGAAAATGGTAGGACGTTTTCTGTTATACCGGGTATGCAAGCAGCAGTGGATATTCTCACAGGCGAAAAAACGGTTTTGCAGTATTGGTTAAAACCCATATTGAGAGCGAAAGAAAATTCAATGAGAGAAAGATAA
- a CDS encoding alpha-amylase — translation MRQKTLLACMLLASPALFASPYLTVSTSTTSRDYPIVADEPLVIPLTKDKYQLKISGIDGDCTNELPNKVKFNTPIPLLCGSDSVLPLNIRFTGDYSFTYSAEDHSLVFKRQPKKVAKKEFKRPIPNVQCETLPSEPQVIAVGDSYPDGTQLRDVFTNDIVTVKSGKITVKPNQASGGLTLLEPVETTPKSDALNYRNANIYFVMVDRFNNSNPGAPQPYGRQSDGKDNIGTFHGGDLNGITEKLDYIKALGTNVIWLSPIVEQVHGFVGGGDSGSFPFYGYHGYWTRDFTKIDESFGNDDDLKRLVDEAHKRGIKVLLDAVINHPGYSTLADIQFDELNVLKPEHQLPENIAAWQPTSSENWHSYHSNIDYQSDKWTHWWGPDWVRTGLPGYEQPGSSAITLSLAGLPDFRTESTKAVTPPKWLLENPGTRVKARENQTVADYLIEWQTDWVKRFGIDGYRVDTVKHVEGEVWQRLKAEATSSLEQWRKENGKQGQPFWMMGEVWGHSAHRTPYFDDGFDALINFDMQKKLDKGAACFSQMAETYQNYANSIQESKDFNPVSYMSSHDTELFFSRFKDYTMQQNAANALLLSPGAVQVYYGDEVGRNIGPYADDFHQGTRSDMVWELSKDKQALLKHWQTLGQFRDRHPAVGAGEHKVIDNDNAYVFSRELDQDKVIVAYFGN, via the coding sequence ATGAGACAAAAGACCCTACTTGCCTGCATGCTACTTGCTTCGCCAGCACTATTCGCATCACCGTATCTTACGGTTTCGACGTCGACGACAAGCCGTGACTATCCTATCGTTGCCGACGAACCACTAGTTATTCCTCTGACTAAAGACAAATACCAGCTTAAAATCTCTGGCATTGACGGTGACTGTACTAATGAGTTACCGAACAAAGTGAAGTTTAACACCCCAATTCCGCTGCTCTGTGGTAGCGACTCCGTGTTGCCACTAAATATACGTTTTACCGGAGATTATTCGTTTACTTACAGTGCAGAAGACCATTCTTTAGTTTTTAAACGACAACCTAAAAAAGTCGCTAAAAAAGAGTTCAAGCGACCCATTCCAAATGTTCAGTGTGAAACTCTTCCAAGTGAGCCTCAAGTTATTGCGGTTGGAGACAGCTACCCTGATGGCACGCAATTGCGTGACGTGTTTACCAATGACATTGTGACCGTTAAATCAGGCAAAATTACGGTGAAACCTAACCAAGCATCTGGTGGCTTAACTTTGCTAGAGCCCGTCGAAACCACTCCAAAATCGGATGCGCTTAACTATCGCAATGCCAACATCTATTTTGTCATGGTTGATAGGTTCAACAACTCGAATCCTGGTGCGCCTCAACCTTATGGTCGCCAGTCTGATGGCAAGGATAACATTGGTACATTCCATGGTGGGGATCTCAATGGTATCACTGAGAAGCTCGATTACATTAAAGCGCTAGGGACCAATGTCATCTGGCTCTCACCAATTGTTGAACAAGTCCATGGTTTTGTTGGTGGCGGTGATAGCGGCTCGTTCCCATTTTACGGCTACCACGGCTACTGGACGCGTGACTTTACCAAAATTGATGAAAGCTTCGGTAACGATGACGATCTAAAGCGTTTAGTGGATGAGGCACACAAGCGCGGCATTAAGGTTCTGCTAGATGCCGTGATTAACCACCCTGGCTACTCTACGCTTGCAGACATTCAGTTTGATGAACTAAACGTACTTAAGCCAGAGCACCAACTGCCAGAAAACATCGCTGCTTGGCAACCAACATCATCAGAGAACTGGCATAGTTACCATTCCAATATCGATTATCAAAGTGATAAATGGACGCACTGGTGGGGACCAGATTGGGTGCGCACAGGCTTACCTGGGTATGAACAACCAGGTTCAAGTGCCATTACCCTCTCACTTGCTGGGTTACCTGATTTTAGAACCGAGTCCACCAAAGCCGTAACGCCACCTAAATGGCTTCTAGAAAACCCTGGTACGCGCGTAAAAGCGAGAGAAAATCAGACCGTTGCGGATTATCTTATTGAATGGCAGACCGATTGGGTCAAGCGCTTTGGTATCGATGGCTATCGTGTAGATACCGTTAAACACGTTGAAGGTGAAGTATGGCAACGCTTGAAAGCAGAAGCAACGAGCAGCCTTGAACAGTGGCGCAAAGAAAACGGCAAGCAAGGCCAACCATTCTGGATGATGGGCGAAGTATGGGGACATAGTGCTCACCGCACGCCTTATTTTGATGATGGCTTCGACGCATTGATCAACTTTGATATGCAGAAGAAACTGGATAAAGGCGCCGCGTGTTTTAGCCAAATGGCGGAGACATATCAGAACTATGCCAACTCGATTCAAGAGTCAAAAGATTTCAACCCAGTAAGCTACATGTCATCGCACGATACCGAGCTGTTCTTCAGTCGATTCAAAGATTACACCATGCAGCAAAACGCCGCGAACGCGCTACTGCTTAGCCCTGGTGCCGTTCAAGTCTACTATGGTGATGAAGTGGGTCGAAACATAGGACCCTACGCCGATGACTTCCACCAAGGTACTCGCTCAGATATGGTTTGGGAGCTTAGCAAAGACAAGCAAGCACTGTTAAAACATTGGCAGACTCTTGGTCAGTTCCGTGACCGCCATCCAGCAGTTGGTGCCGGTGAACATAAGGTCATCGATAACGATAACGCCTATGTTTTCTCTAGAGAACTAGACCAAGACAAAGTCATCGTTGCTTACTTTGGTAACTAG
- a CDS encoding OmpA family protein, which yields MNKSIIALSLLLLFGCAETPNTETTRHQIDDLRDQDGDGIINQRDRCLDTPAGTIVDNEGCAEWKFSNEPVLVTVNFDYDKSVIRPDQEPTVNKLARMLEETPDANVVLIGDTSSEGTNDYNRALAKRRTAAIKLAIENLGIDSQRISEQEFTEVTQYTEQLKQRKRRTIAVFYHPEMSAVKAWDIFTSEENLTSSTKVEAPSE from the coding sequence ATGAATAAATCAATTATTGCTCTCTCGTTACTCTTGTTATTTGGTTGCGCCGAAACGCCAAACACAGAAACGACACGCCACCAGATTGATGACCTTCGTGACCAAGATGGTGACGGCATTATAAATCAACGTGACCGATGTCTGGACACGCCAGCGGGTACGATTGTTGACAATGAAGGATGTGCCGAGTGGAAGTTCTCTAACGAGCCGGTTTTAGTGACGGTGAACTTTGATTACGACAAGTCTGTGATACGTCCGGATCAAGAGCCTACCGTCAATAAGCTTGCGCGCATGTTAGAAGAGACACCAGATGCGAATGTTGTCTTGATTGGTGATACTAGCTCTGAAGGAACAAATGACTACAACCGAGCACTAGCGAAAAGGCGTACCGCTGCAATTAAGCTAGCCATAGAAAATCTGGGCATTGATAGTCAAAGGATCTCCGAGCAAGAGTTTACCGAGGTTACGCAATACACAGAACAGCTCAAGCAACGTAAACGCCGTACCATTGCTGTTTTCTACCATCCAGAGATGTCCGCTGTAAAAGCATGGGATATCTTCACGTCAGAAGAAAACCTAACCAGTTCGACGAAAGTGGAGGCACCTAGTGAATAA
- a CDS encoding PstS family phosphate ABC transporter substrate-binding protein: MTAATAFSVSVHANTPDTQHSVVAVEPNLVPVMQALVNAKGLEIDVKQSMDIPSSLTNDNMLLGISSRKWQDNEIAKFTHLRGYKPTELFFTADVIAILANKDNQTKSITVAELRSVFGCNEQPKVTRWRDSDGNELGPMVPFAIDNQLIGHERFSSWVSCDQSEFAATNFVFDKQALLSEVSGQKDAIAYSVYTDDLNEQNILKVTNEFGESYDVNKETILSGRYPLASVYYMYLDLPPNREYFNEQEEFFIGLTLSDKQKATLNQFGFISLPPEAIQRNKVRLRLEEPMIEGGYK; the protein is encoded by the coding sequence ATGACGGCTGCGACCGCTTTTAGCGTGAGTGTGCACGCCAATACTCCTGACACACAGCACTCTGTTGTTGCGGTCGAGCCCAACCTAGTGCCTGTAATGCAAGCGCTGGTGAATGCTAAGGGGCTCGAAATCGATGTGAAGCAGAGCATGGATATTCCCAGTAGTTTGACCAACGATAACATGCTACTTGGTATCAGTTCTCGCAAATGGCAGGACAATGAAATAGCTAAATTTACTCACTTGAGGGGGTACAAGCCCACAGAATTGTTTTTTACTGCGGATGTCATCGCGATACTTGCCAACAAGGACAATCAAACCAAGTCCATCACAGTAGCTGAGTTGCGCTCTGTGTTTGGTTGTAACGAGCAGCCGAAAGTCACTCGTTGGAGAGATAGTGACGGTAACGAGCTTGGACCTATGGTTCCGTTTGCTATCGATAACCAACTGATAGGACATGAGAGATTTTCGAGCTGGGTGTCTTGTGATCAAAGTGAGTTTGCGGCAACTAATTTTGTTTTCGACAAGCAGGCTCTGCTTAGCGAAGTCTCGGGTCAAAAAGATGCGATTGCTTACTCGGTGTATACCGATGACTTAAATGAGCAAAACATCCTAAAAGTGACCAATGAGTTTGGGGAGTCTTACGATGTGAACAAAGAGACGATCTTGTCGGGTCGATATCCGTTGGCAAGTGTCTACTACATGTATCTCGATCTCCCGCCAAACAGAGAGTACTTTAACGAGCAAGAAGAGTTCTTTATCGGCCTGACGCTTTCTGACAAGCAAAAGGCAACTCTTAATCAGTTTGGGTTCATTAGCCTGCCGCCAGAAGCGATACAGCGCAACAAAGTGCGATTACGACTAGAAGAGCCAATGATAGAGGGTGGCTATAAATAA
- a CDS encoding type I secretion system permease/ATPase, translating into MENQTRDNWLETIKWLCQHHEVRCHPIKIISGLPLDDGQLSEPLFLRALERTSLTSLELSSNSIARAKPPFVMVDSDTQQPLVITKVQGQTVTYLVVDEEFKQRDTTLTELRKTSTPSIWQVSGEPAVDSRVEELKPSTPTSWLWRTLKEVRPWYRDLLIASLVINLLALILPLFTMNVYDRVVPNQALSTLWVLAAGVMIVVVFDWILKESRSSVTDMASRYIDNKLSATLFSKTVGMKLENRPQSTGAFARQLQDFDSVKEFFTSVTLVTLVDLPFTVLFLVLIGWLGGAMMWIPVGVMALLLIISVVMKRNVENTLEETSRLSTQRQAQLIEALNALPEIKQNNAESVLQKRWENIISSLSTWQTRSRTYTNIVTHCIQSSQQIVTVSLIVFGVYQIAEGVLTMGGLIAIVMLSGRAGSAINQLSMLMLRYQQSRAALVGLNQIMELPQEESNQQVIDRGEFNGHVKLDNVGYLYPETTSAALKDISLEISPGERIGVIGAAGAGKSTLLSLMLKQVEPSSGQLYFEGLDAKLWPHSVLRKTSGWVAQSSVLMFGSVLENIVFGETKIDEVRLTYAIQYSGLNDYMSRLENGLETQVGEGGRHLSGGQRQAVALARALYRQPRFLVLDEPTSALDNQAERRFYQALARMPRTMTIVISSHRQSLLSLCDRVVVLDKGKLVLEGPPKTVLDKPSQQKHKVKNIAIVKGGNDEH; encoded by the coding sequence GTGGAAAACCAAACTAGGGATAATTGGTTAGAGACCATTAAGTGGTTATGCCAGCACCACGAGGTGCGGTGTCATCCGATAAAAATAATCAGTGGCCTGCCACTTGATGATGGACAGTTGTCTGAGCCTTTGTTCTTAAGGGCATTGGAGCGAACCTCTTTAACGTCTCTTGAGTTAAGCTCGAACTCCATTGCAAGAGCGAAACCACCATTCGTGATGGTGGATTCAGACACTCAGCAGCCATTAGTTATTACCAAAGTACAAGGGCAAACTGTTACCTATTTGGTCGTTGATGAAGAGTTTAAACAGCGAGATACCACGCTTACTGAGCTACGAAAAACGTCAACCCCTTCAATCTGGCAGGTAAGTGGTGAGCCGGCTGTCGATAGTCGTGTCGAGGAGTTAAAGCCTTCTACACCGACGAGTTGGCTTTGGCGAACGTTAAAGGAAGTGCGTCCTTGGTATAGAGACTTGTTGATTGCCTCTCTCGTTATCAATTTACTCGCGTTGATCTTGCCACTGTTTACTATGAACGTTTATGATCGAGTTGTCCCAAACCAAGCGTTAAGCACCTTGTGGGTATTGGCAGCAGGGGTGATGATCGTTGTCGTATTCGACTGGATATTAAAAGAGTCACGAAGTTCGGTGACGGATATGGCGAGCCGCTATATCGACAATAAACTCTCAGCGACACTGTTTAGCAAGACAGTGGGCATGAAGTTAGAGAATCGACCACAATCGACGGGCGCATTTGCTCGTCAACTTCAGGATTTCGATTCGGTTAAAGAGTTCTTCACTTCAGTCACCTTAGTAACGTTGGTTGACCTTCCATTTACAGTACTTTTTCTTGTGCTCATTGGCTGGCTCGGTGGTGCGATGATGTGGATCCCTGTCGGTGTGATGGCACTTTTGCTCATCATCAGCGTAGTCATGAAGCGCAACGTTGAGAATACGCTTGAAGAAACGTCGCGGCTCTCGACTCAGCGTCAGGCTCAGCTTATCGAAGCACTAAACGCCTTACCCGAAATCAAACAGAACAACGCTGAAAGTGTTTTGCAAAAGCGATGGGAGAATATCATTTCATCTCTGTCGACTTGGCAAACCCGTTCTAGAACGTATACCAACATTGTTACCCATTGCATTCAATCTAGCCAACAAATAGTGACCGTGTCACTTATTGTATTTGGTGTCTACCAAATCGCAGAAGGTGTACTGACAATGGGTGGGCTTATCGCCATTGTCATGTTGAGTGGTCGCGCAGGAAGTGCAATCAACCAGCTGTCTATGTTGATGCTCCGTTATCAGCAATCACGAGCTGCCTTAGTCGGGCTAAATCAGATCATGGAACTGCCTCAAGAAGAGAGCAACCAGCAGGTGATTGATAGAGGCGAATTTAATGGGCACGTCAAACTCGACAATGTTGGTTATCTCTATCCTGAAACCACGTCTGCGGCGCTTAAAGATATTTCCTTAGAAATCAGTCCTGGAGAGCGCATCGGTGTGATAGGTGCCGCAGGAGCAGGTAAATCAACCTTGCTATCACTCATGCTTAAGCAAGTTGAGCCAAGTAGTGGTCAGCTCTATTTTGAAGGTCTGGACGCAAAATTGTGGCCACACAGCGTGTTAAGAAAAACTTCGGGTTGGGTGGCACAAAGTAGCGTATTGATGTTCGGCTCTGTGCTCGAAAACATTGTGTTTGGTGAAACCAAGATTGATGAAGTACGGCTCACTTATGCTATTCAATATTCAGGGCTCAATGATTACATGTCGCGCCTGGAGAATGGTCTCGAGACACAAGTAGGTGAAGGTGGTCGCCACCTATCCGGCGGGCAGCGTCAAGCCGTTGCGCTAGCCAGAGCGTTATACCGGCAGCCAAGGTTCCTCGTACTGGATGAACCAACGAGTGCACTAGATAATCAGGCAGAGCGTCGCTTTTACCAAGCACTTGCTCGAATGCCACGCACTATGACTATTGTGATTAGTTCTCACCGTCAATCGCTACTGTCACTCTGTGACCGAGTGGTTGTTCTCGACAAAGGCAAGTTGGTGCTAGAGGGGCCACCAAAAACAGTGCTCGACAAGCCCAGTCAACAAAAACACAAAGTGAAGAACATCGCTATCGTCAAAGGGGGTAACGATGAGCACTAG
- a CDS encoding TolC family outer membrane protein: MRVTKLVLSSCLALSPMVFTSAASAISLEESVAFAIDYSPEVLAQYSRYQSVIRDGDAAGGDRLPQVNLYAAAGVEETRYNNGNFIDPDDRRLNRTELGLRVSQLLFDGFGTSANVKRLGYEAEAERLTLISRAENVSLDVTRLYLELLEAETLLQLANRNVVEHQEIYQDVLDKKSQGLASNSDLAQISARVATAQSSQIAAQNNLFDLQTQFLRQVGKPGSNLVFPKFDSALLPSTLDVALQQAVDNHPEIKAAMVDMDAARQEIRREKGDYYPEVKIELHANKNRNIGNVIGPDEDMRAMVVLDYDLFNGFSTDSRVESSAWRLEEARAIRVRTEREVREGTELAWNAYSMLEQQIRLLEQNVDAAKIAELGYIQQFNVGRRSLLDVLDAKVEVFLARQNYVRSKYDRTFAAYRLLNAMGVLTYALRVEHPEEWQKEGDS; the protein is encoded by the coding sequence ATGCGTGTGACAAAACTCGTGCTATCGAGTTGTTTGGCTCTATCGCCCATGGTGTTTACATCGGCGGCTAGTGCCATTTCGTTAGAAGAGTCGGTAGCTTTTGCTATTGATTACAGCCCTGAAGTATTGGCCCAATACTCGCGTTATCAATCCGTTATCAGAGATGGTGACGCAGCGGGTGGCGACAGATTACCGCAAGTGAACCTCTACGCTGCCGCTGGGGTAGAAGAAACTCGATATAATAATGGTAACTTTATTGACCCCGATGATCGACGACTCAATCGTACTGAGTTAGGCCTTCGAGTTTCCCAACTGCTATTTGACGGCTTTGGCACTAGTGCCAACGTGAAGCGTTTAGGGTATGAGGCGGAAGCAGAGCGCCTTACTTTGATATCTAGAGCGGAGAACGTCTCACTTGATGTAACTAGGCTTTACCTAGAGCTTCTTGAGGCAGAAACCTTACTCCAGCTTGCCAACCGCAACGTGGTTGAGCATCAAGAAATCTACCAAGATGTTCTAGATAAAAAATCTCAAGGGCTTGCCAGTAATTCGGATTTAGCGCAAATATCGGCTCGTGTAGCTACGGCGCAGTCTTCTCAGATAGCTGCACAAAACAACCTATTTGATCTTCAAACTCAGTTCCTCCGTCAGGTAGGAAAACCAGGGAGTAACTTGGTATTTCCAAAGTTTGACAGTGCGCTTCTGCCAAGCACGTTAGACGTCGCGCTTCAACAAGCCGTCGATAACCACCCAGAGATTAAGGCCGCCATGGTGGATATGGATGCAGCTCGACAGGAGATCCGCAGGGAGAAAGGGGACTATTATCCTGAAGTAAAAATTGAGCTACACGCAAACAAAAATCGAAACATAGGCAATGTCATTGGTCCCGATGAAGATATGCGTGCCATGGTGGTGCTTGATTACGATCTTTTCAATGGTTTCTCGACCGACTCCAGAGTTGAGTCTTCCGCATGGAGGCTTGAAGAAGCAAGGGCAATAAGAGTGAGAACGGAGCGAGAGGTGCGAGAGGGAACTGAGCTAGCGTGGAACGCTTATTCCATGTTAGAGCAACAGATTCGCTTATTAGAGCAGAACGTCGATGCCGCGAAGATTGCCGAACTTGGTTATATCCAACAGTTTAACGTAGGTCGCCGAAGCCTTCTTGATGTGCTCGATGCGAAGGTGGAAGTTTTCTTAGCGAGACAAAACTATGTGCGCAGTAAATACGATAGAACGTTTGCCGCCTACCGTTTGTTGAATGCAATGGGAGTTCTGACTTACGCACTTCGTGTTGAGCACCCTGAAGAGTGGCAAAAAGAGGGGGATTCATAA